A window of Parambassis ranga chromosome 10, fParRan2.1, whole genome shotgun sequence contains these coding sequences:
- the LOC114443121 gene encoding regulator of cell cycle RGCC codes for MSSDVTMDLELELGELLQEFQDVVEELKAPSQSKPHAYQHVLHEAKSRTGPGDDSGVEDSDYSSGASMGNSLNTSEEELHTAGIMLAPKAKLGDTRELESFIDMLDRELADM; via the exons ATGTCCTCAGACGTTACCATGG ACTTGGAGCTGGAGCTGGGTGAGTTGCTGCAGGAGTTCCAGGATGTGGTGGAGGAACTGAAGGCCCCGTCTCAAAGCAAACCTCATGCTTACCAGCACGTCCTCCACGAGGCGAAAAGTCGCACGGGGCCGGGGGATGACAGCGGTGTGGAAGACTCTGACTACA GCAGCGGAGCTTCTATGGGAAATAGTCTGAATACCAGCGAGGAGGAGCTTCACACAGCAGGCATAATGCTGGCACCGAAAG CCAAGCTAGGAGACACAAGGGAACTTGAGAGTTTTATCGACATGCTGGACCGGGAACTTGCTG ACATGTGA
- the pcdh20l gene encoding protocadherin-20, with protein MGHGTPDNMNWAGLLQKLLLVVQLTCGTVQFSVPEELEPGVLVGSLGKNFSPPYQLLNQEYLWLDKNTGNLYTSERKMDREALCPKETKAEECIILHNAVVRPSRDLIQFPVIIEDINDNAPHFETDKIPLRVSEDVTVGTSFLLDDVAKDQDTGRNGELKYQLKGSDGVFSLKHEEDSAIIMLVVEKALDRETQDVFQMELVATDCGADPLSATATLIVTVTDVNDNCPSFSFDSPRSVTIPGDTPKNTVVAQVRATDLDTGPNAAIIYFLSPKTSERAKKLFSLDSLSGYITLTQDLQSDNSEELVLKVLASSHHCPPADTQVTVSVLPKVKQELTIKIGFIAEHQNQTMVLPENQPPTVLAVLELEGDSSFKGSSLVIEGEVPFTLNSQNGKYLLSTSKPLDYELKREHHISVVVHGISAAGSVFVPARHVIRVLVADVNDNIPKFPQSHYQLDVEENNKPGLSLLWVSASDADSGNNGRVTYRLDKHTSTIFNIDSVTGQLSVSAPLDREQQAVHKLTVFARDSGSPPLESMATVSIRVLDQNDNAPVFLTPHFIFFIPENVPLFSQVGRIEVKDPDEGENGNTELHVVNSSGPFVVDNTQGTLRSTTNLDRETEDRYELYLLASDHGHPPALTSTARVTIFVEDINDNQPKVILPNSNSSCLTVPPGTQAGTMITKIYAIDEDSGLNSEITYSVVAPELAENNSPFKVDSRSGNVTLSQRLLHKDLGMHHLFIVVRDGGKPAPLYTTVWVNLLVNESAAACHLDKVPTWTGTHDLVQSPSKAPICNMETNTSAQVMMLIGLGMMLASMCLLVVAAVLYLKQRRRLQLNIRENEIPLRLKDKYYSDE; from the exons ATGGGCCATGGGACTCCTGATAACATGAACTGGGCTGGACTATTGCAG AAATTGCTGCTTGTGGTTCAGCTCACATGTGGTACTGTCCAGTTCTCTGTACCAGAGGAACTGGAGCCTGGTGTTCTGGTTGGATCACTGGGTAAAAACTTTTCTCCACCGTACCAGCTCCTGAACCAGGAGTATTTGTGGCTGGACAAAAACACTGGAAATCTCTACACCAGTGAGCGAAAGATGGATCGCGAGGCCCTCTGCCCTAAAGAGACAAAAGCAGAGGAATGCATTATTCTGCACAATGCTGTGGTGAGGCCCTCAAGAGATCTTATACAGTTCCCTGTGATCATCGAGGACATCAATGACAATGCGCCACATTTCGAAACTGATAAAATCCCCCTGAGGGTGTCTGAGGATGTGACTGTAGGGACAAGTTTCTTATTGGATGATGTGGCTAAGGACCAGGACACTGGCCGCAATGGAGAGCTGAAATATCAGCTGAAAGGTTCTGATGGAGTTTTCAGTTTAAAACATGAAGAGGACAGTGCTATAATTATGCTGGTTGTAGAAAAAGCTCTGGATAGAGAGACTCAGGATGTGTTCCAGATGGAGCTGGTGGCCACTGACTGTGGCGCAGACCCTCTAAGTGCGACAGCGACTTTAATTGTCACAGTGACAGATGTTAACGACAACTGCCCGAGCTTTAGTTTTGACAGCCCCCGCAGTGTAACCATCCCTGGAGACACCCCGAAGAACACGGTGGTCGCTCAGGTCAGAGCCACAGACCTAGATACAGGCCCAAACGCTGCCATCATTTACTTCCTCAGTCCCAAAACCTCAGAGCGGGCCAAGAAGCTTTTTAGCCTCGACAGCCTCAGTGGGTACATCACACTAACACAAGACCTCCAGAGTGACAACTCCGAGGAGCTGGTGTTGAAAGTGTTAGCTAGTAGCCATCACTGCCCCCCAGCAGACACTCAGGTAACTGTATCTGTGCTCCCCAAGGTGAAGCAGGAGCTGACGATCAAGATCGGGTTCATTGCAGAACATCAAAACCAGACTATGGTGTTACCAGAGAACCAGCCCCCCACCGTCTTAGCCGTTTTAGAGCTTGAGGgtgacagcagctttaaaggCTCATCCCTTGTCATCGAGGGTGAGGTGCCTTTCACTTTGAACTCACAGAATGGCAAATATCTGCTTTCCACATCAAAACCCTTAGACTATGAGTTGAAGAGGGAACATCATATTTCTGTGGTAGTGCATGGGATATCAGCTGCAGGATCTGTGTTCGTTCCTGCTAGGCATGTCATCAGGGTGTTGGTGGCAGATGTCAATGATAATATTCCAAAGTTCCCCCAGTCTCACTACCAGCTGGATGTGgaggaaaacaacaaaccaGGACTGTCACTGCTGTGGGTTTCGGCCTCAGATGCAGACAGCGGAAACAACGGCAGGGTGACCTACAGGctggacaaacacacatcaaccATCTTTAACATTGACTCTGTGACGGGTCAACTGTCTGTGTCAGCTCCTCTGGATAGGGAGCAGCAGGCTGTACACAAACTCACTGTGTTTGCTCGAGATAGTggctctcctcctctggaaTCCATGGCCACAGTATCCATTCGAGTCCTGGATCAGAATGACAATGCGCCTGTTTTTCTTACCCCTCACTTCATCTTTTTTATTCCTGAGAATGTACCACTGTTCTCTCAGGTAGGGAGGATAGAGGTGAAAGACCCAGACGAAGGAGAGAATGGGAACACAGAACTGCATGTTGTAAACAGCAGTGGACCTTTTGTTGTGGATAATACCCAGGGGACGCTGCGCAGCACCACCAACTTGGACCGTGAGACAGAAGATCGCTATGAACTCTACCTGTTAGCCAGCGATCATGGGCATCCACCCGCTTTAACTTCCACTGCCCGAGTGACTATCTTTGTGGAGGACATCAATGACAACCAGCCAAAAGTGATCCTTCCCAACAGTAACTCCTCATGCCTGACTGtgcctccaggcacccaggcagGTACTATGATAACAAAGATTTATGCCATCGATGAGGACTCAGGGCTGAATTCAGAGATTACATACTCTGTTGTGGCACCGGAGCTAGCTGAAAACAACAGCCCTTTCAAGGTAGACTCAAGGTCAGGGAATGTCACCTTAAGTCAGCGGCTTCTACATAAAGACCTGGGAATGCATCACCTGTTCATTGTGGTCAGAGATGGGGGGAAACCAGCTCCACTATACACCACTGTCTGGGTTAATCTGCTGGTCAATGAGAGCGCGGCGGCCTGCCACTTGGACAAGGTACCCACCTGGACAGGCACACATGACTTGGTTCAAAGCCCCTCTAAGGCTCCCATCTGCAATATGGAGACAAACACATCTGCACAGGTGATGATGCTAATAGGCCTCGGTATGATGCTGGCAtccatgtgtttgcttgtgGTGGCAGCTGTTTTGTACCTGAAACAGAGGAGACGTCTGCAACTGAACATAAGGGAGAATGAGATTCCACTCAGGCTCAAAGACAAATATTACTCAGATGAATAA
- the plp1a gene encoding proteolipid protein 1a isoform X1, producing MGCYDCCMRCLGGVPYCSLVATLLCFSGIALFCGCGHQALTETERLIETYFARNLQDYITLAYIIQYFQYVIYGLASFFFLYCIVLLAEGFYTTSAAKQTFGEFRSTMCGRCLSSSVRFIVITYVLAVLWLLVFAFSALPVYFFYNMDATCHTIDVLTETPASINQLCVDARQYGLLPWNAVPGKACGMTLSNICKTREYQMTYHLYIAAFAGAGITLLALLTYTVSTTYNFAVLRYLGRKGIGARC from the exons ATGG GTTGCTATGACTGCTGCATGCGCTGTTTGGGTGGGGTGCCATACTGCTCCCTTGTCGCCACactgctgtgcttctctggcatCGCCCTCTTCTGTGGCTGTGGGCACCAGGCGCTCACGGAGACCGAGAGACTCATCGAGACTTACTTTGCTCGTAACCTTCAGGACTACATCACCCTCGCCTACAT cattCAATATTTCCAGTATGTCATCTACGGCTTGGCCTCGTTTTTCTTCCTCTACTGCATTGTGCTGTTGGCGGAGGGCTTCTACACCACAAGCGCTGCCAAGCAAACCTTTGGAGAGTTCAGGAGCACCATGTGCGGCCGCTGCCTCAGCTCCTCGGTGAGA TTTATAGTGATTACATATGTGCTGGCTGTGCTGTGGCTGCTGGTGTTTGCCTTCTCGGCCTTGCCCGTCTATTTCTTCTACAACATGGATGCAACCTGCCATACCATTGATGTTCTGACTGAGACCCCAGCCAGTATCAACCAGCTCTGCGTTGATGCGAGGCAATACg ggcTCTTGCCGTGGAATGCAGTACCAGGGAAAGCTTGTGGTATGACCTTGTCCAATATTTGCAAGACCAGAGAG TACCAAATGACCTATCACCTCTACATTGCCGCCTTCGCCGGCGCAGGCATCACTCTCTTGGCTCTG CTGACCTATACTGTGTCAACCACCTATAACTTTGCGGTTCTACGATATCTGGGGAGAAAGGGCATAGGTGCACGGTGTTAG
- the plp1a gene encoding proteolipid protein 1a isoform X2, translated as MGCYDCCMRCLGGVPYCSLVATLLCFSGIALFCGCGHQALTETERLIETYFARNLQDYITLAYIIQYFQYVIYGLASFFFLYCIVLLAEGFYTTSAAKQTFGEFRSTMCGRCLSSSFIVITYVLAVLWLLVFAFSALPVYFFYNMDATCHTIDVLTETPASINQLCVDARQYGLLPWNAVPGKACGMTLSNICKTREYQMTYHLYIAAFAGAGITLLALLTYTVSTTYNFAVLRYLGRKGIGARC; from the exons ATGG GTTGCTATGACTGCTGCATGCGCTGTTTGGGTGGGGTGCCATACTGCTCCCTTGTCGCCACactgctgtgcttctctggcatCGCCCTCTTCTGTGGCTGTGGGCACCAGGCGCTCACGGAGACCGAGAGACTCATCGAGACTTACTTTGCTCGTAACCTTCAGGACTACATCACCCTCGCCTACAT cattCAATATTTCCAGTATGTCATCTACGGCTTGGCCTCGTTTTTCTTCCTCTACTGCATTGTGCTGTTGGCGGAGGGCTTCTACACCACAAGCGCTGCCAAGCAAACCTTTGGAGAGTTCAGGAGCACCATGTGCGGCCGCTGCCTCAGCTCCTCG TTTATAGTGATTACATATGTGCTGGCTGTGCTGTGGCTGCTGGTGTTTGCCTTCTCGGCCTTGCCCGTCTATTTCTTCTACAACATGGATGCAACCTGCCATACCATTGATGTTCTGACTGAGACCCCAGCCAGTATCAACCAGCTCTGCGTTGATGCGAGGCAATACg ggcTCTTGCCGTGGAATGCAGTACCAGGGAAAGCTTGTGGTATGACCTTGTCCAATATTTGCAAGACCAGAGAG TACCAAATGACCTATCACCTCTACATTGCCGCCTTCGCCGGCGCAGGCATCACTCTCTTGGCTCTG CTGACCTATACTGTGTCAACCACCTATAACTTTGCGGTTCTACGATATCTGGGGAGAAAGGGCATAGGTGCACGGTGTTAG
- the rab9b gene encoding ras-related protein Rab-9B, which translates to MSRNNVLLKVILLGDGGVGKSSLMNRYVTDRFDSQSFHTIGVEFLNRDLEVDGRQVTLQIWDTAGQERFKSLRTPFYRGADCCLLTFAVNDLQSFQNLGCWKKEFMYYSDVKHPERFPFVVLGNKVDMEQRQVGEDEARAWCEENGCCPYFETSAKDDTNVTAAFEAAVREVLAAEDQIDHALLTSTIDLHGNRKISRTSCC; encoded by the coding sequence ATGAGTAGGAACAACGTGCTGCTGAAAGTGATCCTGCTGGGAGATGGTGGAGTGGGAAAGTCTTCCTTGATGAATCGGTACGTCACAGACCGTTTCGACTCCCAGTCCTTTCATACTATTGGCGTGGAGTTTCTTAACCGCGACTTGGAGGTGGACGGACGCCAGGTCACTCTTCAGATCTGGGACACAGCAGGTCAGGAGCGCTTCAAGTCACTGCGCACACCCTTCTATCGAGGCGCCGACTGCTGCCTGCTCACATTTGCTGTGAATGACCTACAGAGCTTCCAAAACCTTGGCTGCTGGAAGAAGGAGTTCATGTACTACTCTGATGTTAAACATCCTGAACGGTTTCCTTTTGTGGTGCTAGGCAATAAGGTAGACATGGAGCAGAGGCAGGTGGGGGAGGACGAAGCACGGGCATGGTGTGAGGAGAATGGCTGCTGTCCCTACTTTGAGACCAGTGCTAAGGATGACACTAACGTTACTGCTGCATTTGAGGCTGCTGTCAGGGAGGTTCTGGCTGCTGAGGACCAGATTGACCATGCACTGTTGACTAGTACTATTGATCTCCATGGCAACCGCAAAATTTCTCGTACGTCTTGCTGCTGA